In Silene latifolia isolate original U9 population chromosome 6, ASM4854445v1, whole genome shotgun sequence, the genomic window tagcctagaggcaccctccctcggttctcccttccggtctcaaccttagttggtgacaagggtCGGTCCCCAAATATTCGactaacaacctaaccaacttccgttggtggACGAGGGTCAAAAGCCGACACTACCCGGAAACCAAACCTTAAGCATGAAAATTCCCCTAGACCACCCTAAccaattttccccacaaattagccTTGGTGACAAttagttagtgaaattacccatatcgggtcaaaccgagtcctaaaaggagactactcactaaccatggtcctaattgcaaaataaacaataaagatggaaactttggtcacaaacatggtgaggAGATGAATCTTACTACTAAgcatgcaacaaatcaacaatAATTAAGAGAAGAAGAGATTATTTCTAATAACAAGATTAACTAATCTAAAAggcacaatctttaaccaaatcaactcaaagattaagtctttgaggacaactattcaaggatgaacaaatgaaagagaatcAAAGCAAAGAGGGACAATGAAAAGGTGAACAATGatgaaatcaacaacaacaaacaaacaacaacaacaattttaacataaacaatcaaataaacttgaaggaagaacaaaatgtaaacaaatgaaaataaggagagaaataataccaatcaagaagcaagaaaggaattatgatagaataaataagtataaactttcaatcttcttcttacaacccaaattcaatcacaaATTAATTGAATTACTAGTctcattaaggaatgattagcaaAAGGATTAGCAAAGTTTTAAACTTGAAAAGGAAATATTCTCGGATCTAGGGTTCGTGTACAAAAggggtttaagagggggtatttataggttccACAAGGATTAGGACAGAaattgaaatgggctttgaaacACGCATATGCACTCCCTacggtcaaccggccgccggtgCTAGTGCTGGCTTACCGGGAGATCTCTGGAAGTTTGAACACGTTTTGAAGTCATCAGTGTGTGCACGGCCGGTCGACCGGCTCCGGTCCCCGACCGCCGGGACATCTTTGACCTTGAATCTTGACTTTTTCTTTGGGGAACTCCCGGCTGGCACGCACGGTCATTTAATGGTGGGAGATCCTCGTAACTTTCTTCCAACTTCTTTGTTTCCTAGCTCATTGTGTCTTCCCCAAAGGCGTAGCCGCCGGCCACCGGTGGGATGCTCTTTcttgtttcttccttattctcATGTATATCGTGCTCCCACCACCGGGTTTGGCCGCCGCCTACCTACACTGAGAGTACTTCTCAGCATCATTCCTTCATCTTTCGTGCGGGGCTTAGTATTCCCGTCTTTCTAGCTTCGTTTCACCCGTTCTCGCCTCGATTTCTGCAAGGGGGCCACAGtgtcatagtaaagggaatcgGGACAAGAAACGAGAGGAAAGGGGGTACAAAACCGCCTCAAATGGGGTcgaatatgcatgaaaatagagggaaaaagagTGCAAAATGGTCCTATATCAGCGCATAATAGTAATTCTATAGCGACCATATTCAAAACAATATAGTTTGTCGGTTAGTTCAATATTTGTTATGGTTTGTAATTGTACATTGTATACGGTAATGATACCGCGAATTAACCATAGGGCAATATGTCAGCCTGACACTCTATGGTTAATACTAAATATCCTTATATTCAAGCAATGCTATAGAATAATCTGGATTATGGCTAGAGATAGTGTTCCGGGTAATCATCTTAATATTCTATTTAAAAATGTTAGAGGGGTTAAAGGGTAGAAGTTGCAAATGATATATTGATATTGATATAATGAGAGAGGAAAAGAGCTAGTGCCTAGTGGGGAGGTTTTTCTAATTGACCGTCACAGTGTCACTTACCGAGTTACGTATTTAGAAGATGATAGAAAGAATGGGTGTGTATGCGTAGACATGTATTTTATACAGTAAATTTACAACAGCTTGACAGATCACCAAAATTTGGTATATTTTATAAGTATTAATgattaatgataatgataatgattaaTGATAATGAACTCTACTATCCATATACGGAGTATTCCATTAAACAATCTCAATTATAATTTTCTCTTCGTCTATAAAACCATAGAAAAGAACGGCGTAGCCATCTAAGATTTTATAGGAGCATATATTATGAATCATGAATCCTCCACGATCCCAATAATGTCACCATTCTTGTCACGAGAGAAACTATAGTTAATATCATAAGGCCCTAACGAAAGTGATTTAAGTATTACGGGTAAGGAACTAATTTGTCGGGTTAAACCGGGTTTCGGGTTTGGATCGCTATTTCCCTTGCCCAGTGTCTTATTTGGGAGCTTGTCACTATTGTTTGTTGCCTCCTTTTCTTCATCAGTGAGCCCGATTACAACATGACCCGAACCCTCTTTAATTTCTGCAGATGTAATTTTGTCCATTGATTTTATGGGCTCGGCTTTGTTTTTGTATATAGTGTATAGGATCAATTGGGTTGATCCTAGCACAAACCCAATTCCATTCGGTACCTGCATAACAATTAAATTACCGAATTAATTTTCACAGGAACTTTACTTTTACACATATTTTATCTAGTTTTGCATCCATACCCTTCTAAGTTCTAACCTCAAAATAATCAAACAAATCTCCAAACAAAATGAAACTAACGAAAATTTCTTAGATACATGATACATCGGATACAATCTTTATGACTTCAAGCAACGCGTTAGTGAATATCTTAATAAAGTGAGTGATCGTTTTTACTTTGTTAAGGAACTTTTTCGTTATCAACAAAAGAGTGTTTTTAATTTCAATTTTCTTATATATATAGGTGAAATGACGTGGTATACTAATTAATAGAGGAATTCCTCTGAAACTTTTTGAAAGTTATTATCAACtcaaatttctgaaaaattttcaaaaattggtAAAGGTAAATACTAGTATTTGGGAGGGggttacaataataataatataatcagATTCGGTAAGCTAACAAACACAGATACTCATGTAACACACTTGTATAAAACTAACACAAAGTATTACTATGAAAAAAGTAAGTTGCTAAAATGTTATTGACGTTACCTAGATAAATAACAATGTGATTTTGTAAGATTTTAGTAAACACTTATTAATATTAAATCTTTTTTTCTCATCTAGTATTGGAAGAAATGAAATCAAACTATtctttatcaaaatcaacctaatAATTAAAAACTTGTCATTTTCAATTATGCAACATTTGAGAAAATGCaatattaaaattttaaaaataacttACCCCCATAAAGTAGTCCTTAACCAAAACAGAGTAAACAGACCATACTCCAGcattgagaaaaaggaacaatGACAGAAAGAATGGCATGTACTCCACACTCTTCTTCTTGATCACAGTTCTCTGATACAAAAATAAACTCGCTTGTGAATTATCGGGGCTCTGATACCGTGTTAAGAAGATCATCTCCACCAGaatatttaaatattttaatatccTAATATAAATTAATCAAATAACAAACTAATAAAATTGTAAGGGATCTTACCATTGCAGTTAAAGGAGAAGCATACATGAATATGGTTAATGCTGCACAAACGGATCCCACCACCGTTATCCGAAGGCTTCCATGTATTGCTAGCAGATTTACGGCTATTACTACTCCCACAAAGCCGATGTTTAATACTCCCAACGCGATTAATGTTTTAATCTGAGTTTAAATTATAAGCGCACATTAGTCTAgaattaataacattattatcattatcaatgTCAATATGTCATGCTAGACCAGACAATTAATTAAGAAGCATATATAAAAAAGGGAATTGAACCTTCTTTTCCTTGGTAGCAAAGATGATGAAGAGAGTGATATAAATTAGCTGTAGAACAGTGCCGGCGCCATTAACAGTCATTATAAGCAAACCTCCAGGCTTGAGATAACCGTAGAATGTCCATAAACTTGTGCTTAGTAGTGTGCTTATGTATGGCAATGACTTGTAGTTTTCTGTCGATTTCTTCACTATTATTTTCTGAAATGTCCGTCTACATATTCACAACACAACTCGCTCTATTAGTTGCTAAAACTGGTTACTAAAATATCCTGTTTTACGATAAATTTGTTTAAAACTGCCGGCCTTACATAAGTAGAAAAACGTAAATAATCTCTAGTCGATATATATTATTGAGCAATGACTTCATGAAAAGGCTGAAAAACTGTAGGCATCAACACAGAGAAGTTTGTGTAATGACTTACATTGGAGAAGCAAAGACTAAGAGTGAAATAATATTTCCTGCAAAACAGAATTAACAAACGATTCCTAATTAGGATACACGTTAATtagaggcggcaaacaatgacacgacacgaaaacatgACACGAACCCGGCAGAAAGTtaatgggtttgggttgagccttaatgacccatttatgtaagtgggtcgacacgaacacgacacgagatttaagtgggtcgggtttgggttgagctctctaaacacgaacccgacatgaatgacctatttactaaattaatcatAATATTTCTTGATTTTCTATCGCATGAATATACTTACACTTTTCAAATATAGACAAAatacgaaaacacgacacgaacccgacacgaaattaacgggttagggttaaagcttgatgacccatttatgtaagtgggtcgacacgaacacgacacgaaatttaattgggttgggttttgGTTGAAGGGTtcgtgacccgtttacatgtgacacgaactcgacacgacccgatctgtttgccaggtctaacgTTAATAATACCTTATCTATCTAGTTTCCACCTAGTTTCCACCTATAATTAACTTTGTAAAAGTAGTTAATTATAGGTGGAAACTAGATACATAAGCTATTATTAACGTGTGTCTTAAGGGCACGCGTTAGAAAaaccgatatatatatatatatatatatatatattatgtatatgAATATGCGCAAATATATGTAGTACCAAATGGGAATGAAATTGGAATAAAAGAAGTTAATTACGTAGTGAAGAAATTAACCTAAAATGCCAACAATGAAGCTTAAACTAGCGGCAGCCATGGATTGATAAGGCAACAGCTCAAaagcacacaaactcacaaatAAATACAACACTGAATCAACAATATGAAGTCATGGACCATTACTCTTTTTATAGGGTACACATAAAGTATCTCTACCGCTGAATTAATGACACCTATGGCTGttttaaaaaatatatatttatttattttaaatccCACAACTTGTTGTTCACACTTCACGATTaggcaaattctcatttaagaaaGGTATATCCATGTTGAGAGTCTAGGAGGATCatatttgacccattttattaTACAAGTCTCCcttcacaaataagaatttgggttTATTACAAGACAGATAGCTCCGTCTTAAAGAAGACtaaggctctgttcttttggacttaatttcagttctaatcagttcagttcagttcagttcagttcagttcagctcaattcagttcagttcagttcagttcagttcagttcaacattactattattattcttattgatattcttattattacttttatattaatttatttactattgttattattgttattatattatttttatatttattatattactattatatgtattaataattaattcgtattgtttatattattatatttatatttaatagatttattattattattattattattattattattatatttattattttattaatatatttattattattaatattatttataacatatttattattattattattattattattatatttaatattattatattaataaattattatttaatatttattattttattaatatactcattattaatattattaatcacatatttattattattattattattattactattattattattatatttaatattattatgttaataagttattatattagacctattattattattattatattatttattttttagttattagtattaatatattatattattattaataatgttatcatttatattactaatatattattattattattactttatttattattatattaatattttattttttatatatcttactagattattattattagattatattaatatattattattaatgaacaatattataataatatttattattattattggtattatttttattataattgatggagcatattctgcaccgctgaccaagtcaacatattgagcaaggtcaaagatatccacaaagaagccaACGACTCGAGGGACGACCTAGCCGATCGCCCCCATCAGCTGCCAACCTGGTCCGGCATGACAACCTGCCAAAGTGAACACataccgcgtactcatatccaagacccctcggcggtgagtcacggGGCC contains:
- the LOC141586203 gene encoding bidirectional sugar transporter SWEET17-like, which encodes MAAASLSFIVGILGNIISLLVFASPIRTFQKIIVKKSTENYKSLPYISTLLSTSLWTFYGYLKPGGLLIMTVNGAGTVLQLIYITLFIIFATKEKKIKTLIALGVLNIGFVGVVIAVNLLAIHGSLRITVVGSVCAALTIFMYASPLTAMRTVIKKKSVEYMPFFLSLFLFLNAGVWSVYSVLVKDYFMGVPNGIGFVLGSTQLILYTIYKNKAEPIKSMDKITSAEIKEGSGHVVIGLTDEEKEATNNSDKLPNKTLGKGNSDPNPKPGLTRQISSLPVILKSLSLGPYDINYSFSRDKNGDIIGIVEDS